In Brevibacterium zhoupengii, the following are encoded in one genomic region:
- a CDS encoding Ldh family oxidoreductase gives MPASDDSPTVSLPATELERLCTSAILAAGGSSKLAASLAAATVAADRRGKIQVGTAHLFDYLDGLEAGRINGAAVPHSVNRLPAAHLVDADGGITQLAFDEVFERFAQSATDLGISILNIMNAFPAGELGYYTMRLAHRGLIALAGGNSPALMSLFGSRDTVTGTNPLSFALPHPQGPRMFDQASSATAWVNIRDAADRGESIPEGWAQAPDGTVTTDSEAGLAGALLPFGGVKGSNLALMIELLAAHGGANFSVDAPPIDEGTSTPGTGLFVVAISADAFDPEYTHRVEEHLARLDRDFGIDFGRKRDAETIDLPRHLHTALLERARR, from the coding sequence ATGCCCGCCTCCGACGATTCGCCCACCGTGTCCCTGCCCGCGACCGAGCTGGAGCGCCTCTGCACCTCGGCGATTCTTGCCGCGGGAGGCTCCTCAAAGTTGGCGGCATCGCTGGCAGCTGCCACGGTGGCGGCCGATCGGCGCGGCAAGATCCAGGTCGGCACGGCGCACCTCTTCGACTACCTCGACGGACTCGAGGCCGGGCGGATCAACGGTGCCGCCGTTCCGCACTCGGTCAACAGGCTGCCGGCGGCCCACCTCGTCGACGCCGACGGCGGCATCACCCAGCTCGCCTTCGACGAGGTATTTGAGCGCTTCGCGCAGTCGGCGACGGATCTGGGCATCTCGATCCTCAATATCATGAACGCGTTTCCCGCCGGTGAGCTCGGCTACTACACGATGCGCCTGGCCCATCGTGGACTCATCGCTCTGGCCGGAGGAAACTCACCGGCGCTGATGTCACTCTTCGGCAGCCGCGACACGGTCACCGGGACGAACCCGCTGTCCTTCGCGCTCCCCCACCCGCAGGGGCCGCGCATGTTCGATCAGGCCAGCAGCGCGACGGCCTGGGTCAACATCCGTGATGCGGCCGACCGTGGCGAGTCGATCCCCGAGGGGTGGGCGCAGGCTCCGGATGGGACGGTGACGACGGACTCCGAGGCGGGCCTTGCCGGCGCGCTGCTCCCCTTCGGTGGGGTCAAGGGCAGCAACCTCGCCCTCATGATCGAACTTCTCGCGGCCCACGGGGGCGCGAACTTCTCGGTGGATGCACCACCTATCGATGAGGGAACGTCGACTCCCGGGACCGGTCTCTTCGTCGTCGCCATCAGCGCTGATGCCTTCGACCCGGAGTACACGCACCGGGTCGAAGAGCACCTGGCCAGGCTCGATCGCGACTTCGGCATCGACTTCGGACGCAAACGCGATGCCGAGACAATCGACCTGCCCCGGCACCTCCACACAGCACTGCTCGAACGCGCTCGGCGCTGA
- a CDS encoding dihydrofolate reductase family protein, translating into MSATYTFDVFSSLDGFASISPDGDWGGYWGKQGPELLDHRLELYSEPNRLVLGANTFREFTAMLANAEDFPDVLDPWVTAMRSCPTTVVSNSLSEPLDWPGATLAAGDALEVVERMKEESEVPIRSHGSLSMNRALMEAGLVDRVQVTIYPVITGRTGAQPIFAGTQDFDLELLESTVLDGRTHELVYRPTLH; encoded by the coding sequence ATGAGTGCCACCTACACATTCGACGTGTTCTCGAGCCTCGATGGGTTCGCCTCGATCAGTCCCGACGGCGACTGGGGAGGGTACTGGGGCAAACAGGGGCCTGAACTCCTCGACCACCGACTCGAACTCTACAGCGAACCCAACCGGCTCGTCCTCGGCGCGAATACCTTCCGCGAGTTCACCGCCATGCTCGCAAATGCCGAGGACTTCCCCGATGTGCTCGACCCATGGGTCACCGCGATGCGCAGCTGCCCGACCACCGTCGTCTCGAACTCGCTGAGTGAACCGCTCGATTGGCCGGGAGCGACCCTGGCCGCCGGTGACGCTCTCGAGGTGGTCGAGCGGATGAAAGAAGAGTCCGAGGTCCCGATTCGTTCGCATGGCAGCCTGTCGATGAACCGGGCGCTCATGGAGGCAGGGCTCGTCGACCGAGTGCAGGTCACGATCTACCCCGTCATCACCGGTCGCACGGGCGCCCAGCCCATCTTCGCAGGGACGCAGGACTTCGACCTCGAACTTCTCGAATCCACAGTGCTCGACGGAAGAACCCACGAACTCGTCTACCGGCCGACCCTGCACTGA
- a CDS encoding IclR family transcriptional regulator gives MHNGGDPQDEHRMKMRGKILRRSASFNVAHAVDDLEPGTGAQSIQRALTLLNLVGLIAGERSNGASLSEVASISGRPKASVHRMLQALIAMGYVERLEEGGYRLGVQSQILGQLAQKSVDPLVTESESSLLRLAELSQDTAFLTLRTGSYSICARREEGFGEILNNALSVGDRHPLGIGAGSLAILSELSPAEVDAQFEANAQIFAERYPKVSIAALCDIIDRARVDGFVHNPGLFAQGSWAVGVPLKVRGSRPRAALSIASVPDRVTGARVERLVALLRREAKTITEALSDHADP, from the coding sequence ATGCACAACGGCGGCGACCCTCAAGACGAACACCGGATGAAGATGCGTGGGAAGATCCTGCGCCGCTCCGCATCGTTCAACGTCGCCCACGCCGTCGACGACCTCGAACCCGGCACCGGCGCCCAGAGCATTCAGCGAGCGCTGACGCTGCTCAACCTCGTCGGCCTCATCGCCGGCGAGCGCAGCAACGGTGCCAGCCTGTCCGAGGTGGCCTCCATCAGCGGCCGTCCCAAGGCCAGCGTCCACCGCATGCTCCAGGCGCTCATCGCCATGGGCTACGTCGAACGCCTCGAGGAGGGTGGGTACCGCCTCGGCGTGCAGTCGCAGATCCTCGGTCAGCTCGCCCAGAAGTCGGTCGACCCCCTGGTCACAGAGTCGGAGTCGAGCCTGCTGCGCCTGGCAGAACTGAGCCAGGACACGGCCTTTCTGACCCTGCGCACCGGCAGCTACTCGATCTGCGCCCGCCGCGAGGAGGGTTTCGGCGAGATACTCAACAATGCCTTGTCCGTGGGTGATCGCCATCCACTGGGCATCGGCGCCGGCAGCCTCGCGATCCTCTCCGAGCTCTCCCCCGCCGAGGTGGACGCCCAGTTTGAGGCCAATGCGCAGATCTTCGCCGAGCGGTACCCCAAGGTCTCCATCGCAGCACTGTGCGACATCATCGACCGCGCCCGCGTCGACGGCTTCGTCCACAATCCCGGCCTCTTCGCCCAAGGGTCATGGGCCGTGGGTGTGCCGCTGAAGGTCCGCGGCAGCCGACCTCGAGCAGCCCTGTCGATCGCCAGCGTCCCCGACCGCGTCACCGGCGCCCGCGTCGAACGGCTCGTCGCCCTGCTTCGCCGCGAGGCTAAGACCATCACCGAGGCCCTCAGCGACCACGCGGATCCCTGA
- a CDS encoding LysR family transcriptional regulator gives MMNLQQFRVLLAIRDEGSLNRAAEVLDHGVPTVTHHLRTLESHLRIKLVDRSRNGTRLTPLGESFAEEIEPVLARIDRAEQLVTAQRDAGVVTLRVGSFSSIGSRLLPAAIAELQQRTSVRVEVVEAEPSEVVRMLHSGEVHAGLIYDIPELPEFAGPELRLRTLLDEPYRVMVARDGELAAHEVLDFATMSDIDWVLSHNEAEASVRVLRRISRGLGYELRELMRSDDLYMIHGLVAEGLGCALTTEVAVDTDFDVVLRPAKQDLGQRRVSFVTRPGPNPAAVGWLGEILGAVAARVGAAPAE, from the coding sequence ATGATGAATTTGCAGCAGTTCCGGGTTCTCCTGGCCATCCGAGACGAGGGAAGCCTCAATCGGGCCGCCGAGGTGCTCGACCACGGGGTGCCGACCGTGACCCATCATCTGCGCACCCTCGAATCCCATCTGCGGATCAAGCTCGTCGACCGTTCCCGCAACGGGACGAGGCTGACACCGCTCGGGGAGTCCTTCGCCGAGGAGATCGAACCCGTCCTTGCCCGCATCGACCGCGCCGAACAGCTTGTCACGGCCCAGCGTGATGCCGGTGTCGTGACCCTGCGCGTCGGCTCCTTCTCTTCGATCGGCTCACGGCTGCTGCCCGCTGCGATCGCCGAACTCCAGCAGCGCACGTCCGTGCGCGTCGAGGTCGTCGAGGCTGAGCCCAGCGAGGTGGTGCGGATGCTCCACAGTGGTGAGGTCCACGCCGGGCTCATCTACGACATCCCCGAACTGCCCGAATTCGCGGGCCCGGAGCTGCGGTTGCGGACCCTGCTCGACGAGCCCTACCGGGTGATGGTCGCCCGCGACGGGGAACTCGCCGCCCACGAGGTCCTCGACTTCGCAACGATGAGCGACATCGACTGGGTGCTCAGCCACAACGAAGCGGAGGCCTCGGTGCGAGTGCTTCGGCGCATCTCCCGGGGACTGGGATACGAACTGCGCGAACTCATGCGCAGCGATGACCTCTACATGATCCACGGGCTCGTGGCCGAAGGACTCGGCTGCGCCCTGACCACCGAGGTGGCAGTGGACACCGACTTCGACGTCGTCCTCCGTCCGGCCAAGCAGGACCTGGGCCAGCGTCGGGTCTCCTTCGTGACCAGGCCCGGACCGAACCCGGCCGCGGTGGGGTGGCTGGGCGAGATCCTCGGTGCGGTGGCCGCGCGAGTGGGGGCCGCCCCGGCGGAGTGA
- a CDS encoding dihydrodipicolinate synthase family protein produces the protein MTNSLRGVLTALTTPFDAEENIDFDALGRVVDRSIDGGVDGLVVGGSTAEFATMSAEERQSMVDFVVDRAAGGVPVVAQTGATTTREAIRHSLAAQRSGADVLMLVTPYYEPLTLAETVDYIKTVAAAVDIDVMLYNIPGATGINLDPDTVRSLAEDVANIRYIKDSSADWEQALKLIHHHSDVIGTFIGWDSYIYSGLVEGAAGMVAGAANVVPAEIVSVSKKIADGDLHGARDEWNLLYPVIDAMISEPFIQSVKAGLELQGEPVGSPRRPMADTDPDAVERIKAALAALNG, from the coding sequence ATGACCAACAGCCTCCGCGGTGTCCTCACCGCACTGACCACCCCCTTCGACGCAGAAGAGAACATCGACTTCGATGCTCTAGGACGGGTCGTCGACCGTTCCATCGATGGCGGAGTCGATGGCCTCGTCGTCGGCGGATCCACCGCCGAGTTCGCCACCATGAGCGCCGAGGAGCGCCAGAGCATGGTCGATTTCGTCGTCGATCGTGCCGCCGGTGGCGTCCCCGTCGTCGCCCAGACCGGGGCCACGACGACCAGGGAGGCCATTCGCCATTCTCTCGCTGCGCAGCGTTCGGGAGCCGATGTGCTCATGCTCGTGACACCGTACTACGAGCCGCTGACACTGGCCGAGACCGTCGACTACATCAAGACGGTCGCTGCAGCTGTCGATATCGACGTCATGCTCTACAACATTCCCGGAGCGACAGGCATCAACCTCGACCCGGACACCGTCCGTTCCCTCGCCGAGGATGTGGCCAATATCCGCTACATCAAGGACTCGAGCGCGGACTGGGAACAGGCCCTCAAACTCATCCACCACCACAGTGATGTCATCGGCACCTTCATCGGCTGGGACAGCTACATCTACTCCGGCCTCGTCGAAGGTGCGGCCGGCATGGTCGCAGGCGCGGCGAACGTAGTCCCGGCCGAGATCGTGTCCGTGTCGAAGAAGATCGCCGATGGTGACCTGCACGGAGCCAGGGACGAATGGAACCTGCTCTACCCGGTCATCGACGCGATGATCTCCGAACCCTTCATCCAGTCGGTCAAGGCCGGACTCGAGCTGCAGGGCGAACCTGTCGGTTCACCTCGGCGACCGATGGCCGACACCGACCCCGATGCGGTTGAACGGATCAAGGCCGCACTGGCCGCACTGAACGGCTGA
- a CDS encoding MFS transporter, which yields MSTASPAAAAPSSITREERRVLAGTLVGTTIEWYDFFIYAQAAGLILSVQYFGPLASDNPALGQIMAWASLGISFLFRPLGAIIAGHLGDRIGRKKMLVLTLILMGLATSLIGLLPNYAAIGIGAPILLTLLRILQGFSAGGEWGGAALLSVEHAPVNKRGLFGAYPQIGVPVGMILATGVIWILTTVLTTEQFASFGWRIPFLFSVALVIVGYYIRRQVEESPVFAELAERRAESSAPLSTLFKKNTKEVILSALIFIGNNAVGYMIIAFFAAYASRPIDQGGTVGLDRAPVLLATTLASFGWLVFTMWGGALSDKLGRVRTFQVGYILLILWLVPTFLMIDMANIWMYGIGIFILTVGMGLSYGPMSAMYAEMFPPQVRYSGVSIGYALGAILGGAFAPTIAETLLARTGSSLSIAAYMIVVCIISLIAVSLVKETKGASLGIVKHTS from the coding sequence ATGTCCACAGCTTCGCCCGCAGCGGCAGCCCCCTCCTCGATCACCCGCGAGGAACGCCGGGTCCTGGCCGGAACCCTCGTCGGCACCACCATCGAGTGGTACGACTTCTTCATCTACGCACAGGCCGCCGGCCTCATCCTCTCGGTCCAGTACTTCGGCCCGCTGGCCTCGGACAACCCGGCCCTCGGACAGATCATGGCCTGGGCCTCGCTGGGGATCTCCTTCCTGTTCAGGCCACTGGGCGCGATCATCGCCGGCCACCTCGGCGACCGCATCGGACGCAAGAAGATGCTCGTCCTCACGCTCATCCTCATGGGCCTGGCCACCTCACTCATCGGGCTCCTGCCCAACTATGCGGCCATCGGAATCGGCGCACCCATCCTGCTCACGCTGCTGCGGATCCTGCAGGGCTTCTCCGCTGGTGGAGAATGGGGCGGTGCCGCACTGCTCTCGGTCGAACACGCACCGGTGAACAAACGCGGACTCTTCGGCGCCTATCCGCAGATCGGCGTGCCCGTGGGCATGATCCTCGCCACCGGCGTGATCTGGATCCTGACCACCGTTCTCACCACCGAGCAGTTCGCGAGCTTCGGCTGGAGGATTCCGTTCCTGTTCTCCGTCGCCCTCGTCATCGTCGGCTACTACATTCGCCGCCAGGTCGAGGAATCCCCTGTCTTCGCCGAGCTCGCCGAGCGCCGTGCCGAGTCCTCGGCTCCGCTGTCGACGCTGTTCAAGAAGAACACCAAGGAAGTCATCCTCTCCGCCCTGATCTTCATCGGCAACAATGCCGTGGGCTACATGATCATCGCGTTCTTCGCCGCCTATGCCTCGCGGCCCATCGACCAGGGCGGCACCGTCGGCCTCGACCGGGCACCCGTGCTCCTGGCCACGACTCTGGCGAGCTTCGGCTGGCTGGTCTTCACCATGTGGGGCGGTGCCCTGTCGGACAAGTTGGGTCGCGTGCGCACCTTCCAGGTCGGCTACATCCTCCTCATCCTGTGGCTGGTCCCGACGTTCCTCATGATCGATATGGCCAATATCTGGATGTACGGCATCGGCATCTTCATCCTCACCGTCGGCATGGGCCTGTCCTATGGCCCGATGTCTGCGATGTACGCGGAGATGTTCCCACCCCAGGTCCGCTACTCCGGCGTCTCGATCGGCTATGCCCTGGGCGCGATCCTCGGTGGTGCGTTCGCTCCGACGATCGCCGAGACCCTACTGGCTCGGACCGGCTCCTCGCTGTCGATCGCGGCCTACATGATCGTCGTCTGCATCATCTCGCTCATCGCCGTCAGCCTGGTCAAGGAGACCAAGGGCGCGTCCCTGGGCATCGTCAAGCACACGAGCTGA
- a CDS encoding threonine/serine dehydratase, translating to MTQLAYPDIEAAAARISGRVRPVTVASAQPGQAPAAPTPTAATWSAPPANDPAGSGVHFALEFMQYTGSFKARGAQNFIQTHLAEGTLPEAGVTIASGGNAGLACAWAARDAGVPATVFLPENAPAVKVERLRGYGAEVRLSGSEFAEAALACEEFVKSSGALASHAYDNPLIAAGAGTMMTEILSQIPDLDTVVVSVGGGGLFAGVATAATFHGVRTVAVEPRNCRAFNAALEAGEPVDVSVDSVAADSLGARRATPLAVAAAQSELVTSVLVDDEQIVSARRHLWGEHRLALEHAAATALAGIHGSEDSGVYVPGPDEKVCVVLCGANTSLGDL from the coding sequence ATGACGCAGTTGGCCTATCCCGATATCGAAGCGGCCGCAGCCAGAATCTCCGGAAGGGTGCGACCGGTCACGGTGGCCTCCGCTCAGCCTGGCCAGGCGCCCGCAGCACCGACTCCGACGGCCGCGACCTGGTCTGCCCCACCAGCCAATGACCCGGCGGGGTCCGGGGTTCATTTCGCGCTCGAGTTCATGCAGTACACGGGATCGTTCAAGGCCCGCGGGGCACAGAACTTCATCCAGACCCACTTGGCTGAAGGCACCCTCCCCGAGGCCGGTGTCACGATCGCCTCGGGTGGAAACGCGGGTCTGGCGTGCGCGTGGGCTGCCCGCGATGCCGGTGTTCCGGCGACAGTGTTCCTGCCCGAGAATGCGCCCGCCGTCAAGGTCGAGCGGCTGCGCGGCTATGGCGCCGAGGTGCGTCTGAGCGGTTCCGAGTTCGCCGAGGCGGCCCTGGCCTGCGAAGAGTTCGTCAAGTCTTCAGGGGCGCTGGCTTCACATGCCTACGACAATCCGCTCATCGCCGCCGGTGCCGGGACGATGATGACCGAGATCCTCTCTCAGATTCCTGACCTCGATACGGTGGTCGTCTCCGTGGGCGGTGGGGGTCTGTTCGCGGGAGTGGCCACGGCTGCGACGTTCCATGGGGTGCGCACGGTCGCCGTCGAACCGCGGAACTGTCGGGCGTTCAATGCCGCATTGGAGGCGGGCGAACCCGTGGACGTGTCGGTCGATTCGGTGGCCGCGGACTCTTTGGGTGCCCGGCGAGCCACTCCCCTGGCGGTGGCTGCCGCGCAGAGTGAGCTGGTCACCTCGGTGCTCGTCGACGATGAGCAGATCGTCAGCGCCAGGCGTCACCTGTGGGGTGAACATCGTCTGGCGCTTGAGCATGCGGCGGCGACGGCGCTGGCGGGAATCCACGGATCTGAGGACTCAGGCGTCTACGTGCCGGGGCCGGATGAAAAGGTCTGCGTCGTCCTGTGCGGGGCGAACACCAGCCTCGGCGATCTCTGA
- a CDS encoding aminotransferase class I/II-fold pyridoxal phosphate-dependent enzyme yields the protein MLADTHLHPDSATRTATTPAPTQANTSTDPRQRTAPYAEALRSLAAEDWQRLHVPAHQGSRDHAPGLAEVVGEAGMSIDFPMLFSGVDQDNWRMINHDRVTPIMAAQQLAAEAWGASRTWFITNGASGGNHIATTVVRGLGREFVLQRSVHSSVIDGVTHAELRPHFVHGRVDPGLGSSHGVTPAEVDFALHEHPNSAAVYLVSPSYFGAVADIAAIAEVAHRHDVPLIVDEAWGSHFGMHPKLPVNAVRLGADLVISSTHKGAGSLAQSAMVHLGHGPQAKRIETLVDRVVKSYQSTSSSAILLSSLDEARRHLVTHPEAIEAALDTAEEIRTRVKDDTRFRDATPDILGGHDAIDNDPFKVVIDTRGAGITGSEAQYQLIRDHRIYCELATPSALLLLIGATSPVDVDRFWSAIQELPRSEAEPERPIVLPGSCQKRQDISDAYFAESQTVPFAEAVGRVSADSLAAYPPGVPNVLPGEVLSAEVVDFLRATAAAPSGYVRGAQDSRMDTFAVVADTVEAETS from the coding sequence ATGCTCGCTGACACACATCTGCACCCAGACTCCGCGACCCGCACCGCGACAACCCCCGCGCCCACGCAAGCGAACACGTCCACCGACCCCCGCCAGCGCACCGCACCCTATGCCGAAGCCCTGCGCTCCCTGGCTGCCGAGGACTGGCAGCGTCTGCACGTGCCCGCTCATCAGGGCAGCCGTGACCATGCTCCGGGCCTGGCCGAGGTCGTCGGAGAGGCCGGCATGAGCATCGACTTCCCCATGCTCTTCAGCGGCGTCGACCAGGACAACTGGCGCATGATCAACCACGATCGCGTTACGCCGATCATGGCCGCCCAGCAGCTCGCCGCAGAGGCCTGGGGTGCTTCGCGGACCTGGTTCATCACCAACGGAGCATCAGGCGGCAATCACATCGCCACGACCGTCGTGCGGGGCCTGGGCCGCGAGTTCGTCCTCCAGCGCAGCGTCCACTCCTCCGTCATCGACGGCGTCACCCATGCCGAACTGCGCCCGCATTTCGTCCACGGCCGCGTCGATCCCGGGCTCGGCTCCTCCCACGGCGTCACCCCGGCAGAGGTCGATTTCGCCCTGCACGAGCACCCGAACTCCGCCGCCGTCTACCTCGTCTCCCCCAGCTATTTCGGTGCTGTTGCCGACATCGCCGCCATCGCCGAGGTGGCCCACCGCCACGATGTTCCCCTCATCGTCGATGAGGCCTGGGGCTCCCACTTCGGCATGCACCCGAAGCTGCCCGTCAACGCAGTGCGCCTGGGCGCCGATCTCGTCATCTCCAGCACTCACAAGGGTGCGGGCTCCCTCGCTCAGTCGGCGATGGTCCATCTCGGTCACGGACCACAGGCCAAGCGCATCGAGACCCTCGTCGATCGGGTCGTGAAGTCCTATCAGTCGACCTCCTCGAGTGCGATCCTGCTGTCCTCCCTCGACGAGGCACGTCGCCATCTCGTCACCCACCCGGAGGCCATCGAGGCGGCCCTGGACACGGCCGAGGAGATCCGCACCCGGGTCAAAGACGACACCCGGTTCCGCGATGCGACTCCCGACATCCTCGGCGGTCATGATGCGATCGACAACGATCCGTTCAAGGTCGTCATCGACACCCGCGGTGCCGGGATCACCGGGTCCGAGGCCCAGTATCAGCTGATCCGGGACCATCGGATCTACTGTGAGCTCGCCACGCCCTCGGCACTGCTGCTGCTCATCGGGGCGACCTCACCGGTCGACGTGGATCGCTTCTGGTCGGCGATTCAGGAACTGCCGCGCTCGGAGGCCGAACCGGAGCGTCCCATCGTTCTGCCCGGCAGCTGTCAGAAGCGCCAGGACATCAGCGACGCCTACTTCGCCGAGTCCCAGACGGTTCCCTTCGCCGAGGCGGTCGGCCGAGTCTCCGCGGATTCCCTGGCCGCGTACCCACCCGGTGTGCCCAATGTCCTCCCTGGTGAGGTGCTCAGCGCCGAGGTCGTCGACTTCCTCCGAGCGACCGCGGCAGCGCCCTCGGGCTATGTCCGAGGGGCCCAAGATTCGCGGATGGACACATTCGCCGTCGTGGCCGACACTGTCGAGGCTGAGACAAGCTGA
- a CDS encoding ABC transporter ATP-binding protein, with amino-acid sequence MAKTVLKLDDVTFRRGETKILHGIDLAIGQGEHWVLIGPNGAGKSTILSFASAQVFPTSGIVDILGERMGRVELQALRRHIGHVNPRHPLRSNLSVRDVVLTGLTGTVERPFRWGASAEQIAKADDLIAEVGLTSRADAGWKILSQGERGRALVARALIADPQLLLFDEPTTGLDVAAREQLLETIDSLSVTSPQLTTLLVTHHLEEIPESTSHAMLISHGRLSASGEIAEVLTTDQVSAAFEHPIDVGYADGRWSARAIRQRAVAV; translated from the coding sequence GTGGCAAAGACGGTCCTGAAGTTGGACGATGTGACGTTCCGGCGTGGGGAGACGAAGATCCTCCACGGCATCGATCTGGCGATCGGGCAGGGCGAGCACTGGGTCCTCATCGGGCCGAACGGAGCCGGGAAGTCAACCATCCTCAGCTTCGCCTCCGCGCAGGTCTTCCCGACCTCGGGGATCGTGGACATCCTCGGCGAGCGGATGGGCCGCGTCGAACTTCAGGCTCTGCGTCGCCACATCGGCCACGTGAATCCGCGCCATCCGCTGCGCTCGAACCTATCCGTGCGCGACGTCGTCCTCACCGGACTGACCGGCACGGTCGAGCGCCCCTTCCGCTGGGGGGCGAGTGCCGAGCAGATTGCGAAGGCCGATGATCTCATCGCCGAGGTGGGGCTGACCTCCCGTGCGGACGCGGGCTGGAAGATCCTGTCACAAGGGGAACGAGGCCGAGCCCTGGTGGCCCGGGCGCTCATCGCCGATCCCCAGCTGCTCCTCTTCGACGAACCGACCACCGGCCTCGACGTAGCCGCCCGCGAGCAGCTGCTCGAGACCATCGACTCGCTCTCCGTGACCTCGCCACAGCTGACAACGCTGCTGGTCACCCACCATCTCGAGGAGATCCCGGAGTCCACGTCGCACGCGATGCTGATCTCCCATGGTCGCCTCTCTGCCTCCGGCGAAATCGCCGAGGTGCTCACAACGGACCAGGTCAGTGCGGCCTTCGAACATCCGATCGACGTCGGCTACGCCGACGGACGCTGGTCGGCCCGCGCAATTCGGCAGCGCGCCGTGGCTGTGTGA